Proteins co-encoded in one Corynebacterium lujinxingii genomic window:
- a CDS encoding ABC transporter ATP-binding protein — protein sequence MSELALKVDNVVKQFGDNTAVDGLTFSARRGELLALLGPNGAGKTTTIEMCEGFTTPTSGTIRVLGIDPVTHPQRVRDRIGIMLQGGGSYASLSVTEMLRLAASYNTNPHDPEWLIQLLGLEGVRKTTYRRLSGGQKQRLSLALAIIGRPELIFLDEPTAGMDAQSRLAVWEIIQAMKRDGTTVLLTTHLMDEAETLADDVVIIDHGKVVTQGSPAELTSHDEFPVISVHTDRALDVRPLNDELAHLGLNAEAVNPHRYRIRGTGSPAVVETLAHEAARQNVLIRELSVAHRDLEDVFLDITGRELRS from the coding sequence ATGAGTGAGCTAGCGCTTAAAGTCGACAACGTGGTGAAGCAATTCGGCGACAACACGGCAGTCGACGGCCTGACGTTTAGCGCGCGGCGCGGGGAGCTACTTGCACTGCTTGGCCCGAACGGCGCGGGCAAAACCACCACCATCGAGATGTGCGAGGGTTTCACCACCCCCACCTCCGGAACCATCAGGGTGCTCGGCATCGATCCAGTTACCCACCCGCAGCGGGTTCGCGACCGCATCGGCATCATGTTGCAAGGAGGCGGCTCGTACGCGTCGCTGTCCGTCACCGAGATGCTGCGCCTGGCCGCGAGCTACAACACCAATCCCCACGACCCAGAGTGGCTTATCCAGTTGCTCGGTCTCGAGGGCGTGCGCAAAACCACGTACCGCCGCTTGTCCGGCGGCCAAAAACAGCGGTTGTCGCTCGCTCTCGCCATCATTGGACGCCCCGAGCTCATCTTCCTCGACGAGCCGACCGCAGGCATGGACGCTCAATCGCGCCTCGCTGTCTGGGAAATCATCCAGGCGATGAAGCGCGACGGCACCACCGTGCTGCTGACAACCCACCTCATGGACGAGGCCGAAACGCTTGCCGACGACGTCGTGATCATCGACCACGGCAAAGTCGTCACCCAAGGCAGCCCGGCTGAGCTGACCAGCCACGATGAGTTCCCAGTTATCTCCGTGCACACCGACCGTGCGCTCGACGTGCGCCCGCTCAACGACGAGCTAGCGCACCTCGGCCTCAACGCGGAGGCGGTCAACCCGCACCGCTACCGGATTCGTGGCACGGGCTCGCCCGCGGTCGTTGAGACGCTAGCGCACGAGGCTGCACGGCAAAACGTCCTGATCCGCGAGTTGTCAGTAGCGCACCGCGACTTGGAGGACGTGTTTTTGGACATCACCGGCCGAGAGTTGAGGAGTTAA
- a CDS encoding ABC-2 transporter permease, whose protein sequence is MDTRLSPGTFAPAPRRASFGAMALAQGRVEAKLMLRHGEQLLVNLLIPAAVLVAAAFVPIFGDSTDFNTLVPMVFAVAATSAGFTGQAIALAFDRRYGALKRTGASGVPPWTIIVGKIMGVLATVAVQIVVLGALALVLGWRVSVAGAVFGLVALLFGVATFTAMGLLMGGTLSSELVLALANLIWIAFMGIVGWVVYSGELANAGWWNLVPTVALAGALAEAVELRFNALAWISLAVWAAVAVVGAVRLFRFDD, encoded by the coding sequence ATGGATACCCGATTGTCACCTGGGACGTTCGCACCGGCACCGCGGCGGGCGTCGTTCGGTGCGATGGCGCTCGCTCAGGGGCGCGTGGAAGCGAAGCTGATGCTGCGCCACGGCGAGCAGCTGCTGGTGAACCTGCTCATCCCGGCGGCGGTGCTGGTCGCCGCCGCGTTTGTGCCGATCTTCGGCGACTCGACCGATTTCAACACTCTTGTGCCGATGGTGTTCGCAGTCGCGGCGACATCGGCCGGGTTTACCGGACAAGCCATCGCGCTCGCGTTCGACCGGCGCTACGGTGCCTTGAAGCGCACCGGCGCCTCCGGGGTGCCGCCGTGGACGATCATCGTCGGCAAGATCATGGGGGTGCTCGCCACCGTCGCGGTGCAGATCGTCGTCCTCGGCGCCTTGGCACTTGTCCTCGGCTGGCGCGTCTCGGTCGCGGGCGCCGTGTTCGGTCTGGTGGCTCTACTGTTCGGCGTTGCCACGTTTACCGCCATGGGGCTGCTCATGGGAGGGACTTTGAGCTCCGAGCTGGTGCTCGCACTGGCGAACCTGATCTGGATCGCATTCATGGGCATTGTCGGCTGGGTGGTCTACTCCGGGGAGCTCGCAAACGCCGGATGGTGGAACCTCGTGCCCACCGTTGCGCTGGCCGGAGCTCTAGCGGAGGCCGTGGAGCTGCGGTTCAACGCGCTCGCGTGGATCAGCCTCGCGGTGTGGGCCGCGGTGGCTGTCGTTGGCGCGGTGCGGCTATTCCGCTTTGACGACTAA
- a CDS encoding COX15/CtaA family protein — protein MTTTTEHPSTESRFKEAWRDPSLRLQRMLAMVLLICQGGITVTGSLVRVTGSGLGCDTWPLCHEGSLVPVAGAAPWIHQAIEFGNRLLAFVVAAAAALALFAVIRAGRRKDIKTLAWISLIGVVVQAVIGGISVRLDLRWWSVAVHFLPSMILVWVAAILYMRIAESDDELPTRRYPARAQTWTVIAAVALCFVLVTGTMVTGSGPHSGDSGIGMEGRLQLDTRVLAYVHAICMYLYLISTLIVTVLLHRNGAPEDAKRTAWVLIALIVVQWAIGVIQFRMGVPRWTIPVHIGMSSTVVAFSAFLFAHGKRRLPTLV, from the coding sequence GTGACCACCACGACCGAACATCCGTCGACCGAGAGCCGTTTCAAGGAGGCGTGGCGCGACCCGTCGCTGCGTCTTCAGCGCATGCTCGCGATGGTGCTGCTCATCTGCCAGGGCGGCATCACCGTCACCGGTTCCCTGGTCCGCGTCACCGGCTCGGGCCTGGGCTGCGACACGTGGCCGCTGTGCCACGAGGGCTCGCTCGTACCGGTCGCGGGCGCCGCTCCGTGGATCCATCAAGCCATTGAGTTCGGCAACCGTCTGCTCGCCTTCGTGGTCGCCGCGGCCGCCGCGCTCGCGCTCTTCGCCGTGATCCGCGCCGGGCGCCGCAAGGACATCAAGACGCTGGCCTGGATCTCCCTGATCGGCGTCGTCGTGCAGGCCGTCATCGGCGGTATCTCGGTGCGGCTGGACCTGCGCTGGTGGTCCGTCGCCGTGCACTTCCTGCCGTCGATGATCCTGGTGTGGGTCGCCGCCATCCTCTACATGCGCATCGCTGAAAGCGACGACGAGTTACCGACGCGCCGCTACCCGGCACGCGCGCAGACGTGGACTGTCATCGCCGCCGTCGCGCTGTGCTTCGTGCTCGTCACCGGCACGATGGTGACCGGCTCCGGCCCTCACTCCGGCGATTCCGGCATCGGCATGGAAGGTCGCCTGCAGCTGGACACCAGGGTGCTCGCGTACGTGCACGCGATCTGTATGTACCTCTACCTCATCAGCACGCTCATCGTCACTGTGCTGCTGCACCGCAACGGTGCCCCGGAGGATGCGAAGCGCACCGCCTGGGTGCTTATCGCCCTCATCGTCGTCCAGTGGGCGATTGGTGTCATCCAGTTCCGCATGGGGGTTCCGCGCTGGACAATCCCGGTGCATATCGGCATGTCGTCGACCGTGGTCGCATTTAGCGCCTTCCTTTTCGCACATGGAAAGCGCAGGTTGCCTACGCTCGTGTGA
- a CDS encoding quinone oxidoreductase family protein translates to MKAILVTKHGGPDVLEYTEVADPVPAEGQLLVDVDCVGVNYIDTYFRSGTYPSEPPYIPGTEGCGRVVDDPRGEIAPGTLVAWHDAPGSYAEKVVVDRNRLVAVPEGVEPEIAASMLLQGMTAHYLLHGVRETTAGDTMAVTAGAGGVGLILTQMAAALEATVYSVVSSDEKEHLAYEAGATKVFRYGDSLADDIIAENGGAGVDVIYDGVGNDTFDFALNVTRPRGLVCSFGSASGDVEPFKIQELNKHGSLFLTRPSLTHYVADNDEFLMRAQAVARAVDDGTVKMRIHPPYKLENARQAHEDLQARKTTGSVVLKV, encoded by the coding sequence ATGAAGGCAATTCTTGTTACGAAACACGGCGGCCCCGACGTACTCGAGTACACCGAGGTCGCCGATCCCGTCCCTGCCGAAGGGCAATTGCTTGTCGACGTCGACTGCGTCGGCGTGAACTACATCGACACCTACTTCCGTTCCGGGACCTACCCCTCCGAACCGCCCTACATCCCGGGCACGGAGGGCTGCGGCCGTGTCGTCGACGACCCGCGCGGTGAGATTGCTCCGGGCACACTCGTCGCATGGCACGACGCTCCCGGCTCGTACGCGGAGAAAGTCGTCGTCGACCGTAACCGTCTCGTCGCAGTGCCGGAGGGGGTCGAACCCGAGATCGCCGCGTCGATGCTGTTGCAAGGCATGACGGCGCATTACCTACTTCACGGAGTGCGTGAGACCACGGCGGGCGACACCATGGCCGTCACCGCCGGCGCTGGCGGCGTCGGGCTCATCCTCACGCAGATGGCCGCCGCGCTCGAAGCCACCGTCTACTCCGTCGTTTCTTCCGACGAGAAAGAGCACCTGGCCTACGAAGCCGGCGCGACCAAGGTGTTCCGCTACGGCGATTCGCTTGCCGACGACATCATTGCCGAAAACGGCGGCGCGGGTGTCGACGTGATCTACGACGGCGTGGGCAACGACACCTTCGACTTCGCCTTGAACGTCACCCGGCCCCGTGGCCTGGTCTGCTCGTTCGGCTCCGCTTCCGGCGACGTCGAGCCTTTCAAGATCCAGGAGCTGAACAAGCACGGCTCGCTGTTTCTCACCCGACCGTCGCTGACGCACTACGTGGCAGACAACGACGAGTTCCTCATGCGCGCGCAGGCTGTTGCGCGTGCGGTGGACGACGGCACCGTGAAAATGCGCATCCACCCGCCCTACAAGCTGGAAAACGCCCGCCAGGCCCATGAGGACCTGCAGGCGCGCAAAACAACCGGATCGGTGGTTTTGAAGGTCTAG
- a CDS encoding heme o synthase, with the protein METIKAYFALTKPRVIELLLVAAIPAMLQADRGEVHIWLVLATLLGGWMGAGAANTFNMVADYDIDQKMGRTRARPLVRHKITKQKAAVFAWSLLVISVLWLGFLCNSWLAALFIILTNAFYIFVYTKWLKRRTWQNVIWGGAAGCMPVLVGWAVIRDNVNDGSADNWWQAVVMFLIIFFWTPPHTWALAMKYKDDYARANVPMLPVVASPQETSRQIVLYSWLTVVVSLGLVPAASWIYLVVAIVSGVAFLVVATKLHSGIMRGEDVKPLKLFILSNNYLAALFLGLSFDAVIGWQTIGELLF; encoded by the coding sequence TTGGAGACCATTAAGGCATATTTCGCGTTGACGAAGCCGCGGGTCATTGAACTTCTCCTCGTCGCCGCGATCCCGGCGATGCTCCAGGCGGACCGCGGGGAGGTGCACATCTGGCTCGTGCTGGCCACGCTGCTCGGCGGCTGGATGGGCGCCGGCGCCGCCAACACCTTCAACATGGTCGCGGACTACGACATCGACCAGAAGATGGGGCGCACGCGCGCCCGCCCGTTGGTGCGCCACAAGATCACCAAGCAGAAGGCTGCGGTGTTCGCCTGGTCGCTGCTGGTCATCAGCGTGCTCTGGCTCGGCTTCCTGTGCAACTCCTGGCTGGCCGCGTTGTTCATCATCCTGACCAACGCGTTCTACATCTTCGTCTACACCAAGTGGCTCAAGCGCCGCACCTGGCAAAACGTCATCTGGGGCGGCGCGGCCGGCTGCATGCCGGTGCTCGTCGGCTGGGCTGTCATCCGCGACAACGTCAACGACGGCTCCGCCGACAACTGGTGGCAGGCCGTGGTGATGTTTCTCATCATCTTCTTCTGGACCCCGCCGCACACCTGGGCGCTGGCCATGAAGTACAAGGACGACTACGCCCGCGCCAACGTGCCGATGCTGCCCGTGGTGGCCTCCCCGCAGGAAACGAGCCGACAGATCGTGCTGTACTCCTGGCTCACCGTGGTTGTCTCCCTCGGTCTCGTGCCGGCGGCCTCGTGGATCTACCTCGTGGTGGCGATCGTCTCCGGCGTCGCCTTCCTCGTGGTGGCGACGAAGCTGCACAGCGGCATCATGCGCGGCGAGGACGTCAAGCCGCTGAAGCTGTTCATCCTGTCGAACAACTACCTCGCGGCCTTGTTCCTCGGCCTGTCCTTCGACGCCGTGATCGGATGGCAGACGATCGGGGAGCTGCTCTTCTAG
- the tkt gene encoding transketolase, producing MTVRNYPEDWTDTDTRAVDTARVLAADAVENCGSGHPGTAMSLAPLAYTLFQRVMNVDPADKDWVGRDRFVLSNGHSSLTQYVQLYLGGFGLELQDLKDLRTWGSKTPGHPEYNHTDHIEITTGPLGQGLASAVGMAMAYRRERGLFDPETPAGESPFDHYIYVVAGDGCLQEGVTAEASSLAGTQQLGNLILFWDDNRISIEDDTQIAFTEDVMGRYEAYGWQTLTVESGEDVAAIEAAVAEAKAEAAKPTIIRVKTVIGYPSPNLMNTGAIHGAALGADEIRAVKTELGFDPEADFPEEQDVIAHTRKLRDRAAEKREAWNEKFDAWAKANPERKELLDRLTARELPADWKQDFPTWEPDAKGIATRKASEAAIQAAAAALPELWGGSADLAGSNNTLIKGAESFGPEAISTDMFTANPYGRNLHFGIREHAMGAVMNGIALHGGTRVYGGTFLIFSEYLYPAIRVAALSGIDGYYVFTHDSIGLGEDGPTHQPVETLAALRAIPDVAVIRPADANETSAAWIAALEAKEQPKALALSRQNLPVLEGTKEKAFDGVARGAYVLVEESAGTPDLILMASGSEVQYAVEAAKVLEADGTATRVVSVPSMDWFMEQDDDYIDSVLPRDVKARVSVEAATSMPWFRFLGEYGRAVSLEHFGASAPGAELFERFGFTTDNVVRVARETLECVREQRSVPTSKRVGDTEAEPTRGDGR from the coding sequence ATGACCGTACGCAACTACCCGGAGGACTGGACCGACACCGACACCCGCGCAGTCGACACCGCCCGCGTGCTCGCGGCTGATGCGGTGGAGAACTGCGGTTCGGGCCACCCGGGCACCGCAATGTCGCTGGCGCCCCTCGCCTACACGCTGTTCCAGCGTGTGATGAACGTCGACCCGGCAGACAAGGACTGGGTCGGGCGCGACCGTTTTGTCCTGTCGAACGGGCACTCGTCGCTGACGCAGTACGTGCAGCTCTACCTCGGCGGCTTCGGCCTCGAGCTGCAGGACCTGAAGGACCTTCGCACCTGGGGTTCGAAGACGCCGGGCCACCCGGAGTACAACCACACCGACCACATCGAGATCACCACTGGCCCGCTCGGCCAGGGCCTCGCCTCCGCCGTGGGCATGGCGATGGCGTATCGACGAGAGCGTGGCCTGTTCGACCCGGAGACCCCAGCCGGCGAGTCGCCATTCGACCACTACATCTACGTCGTCGCCGGCGATGGTTGCCTGCAGGAGGGCGTGACCGCGGAGGCGTCGTCGCTGGCCGGCACCCAGCAGCTGGGCAACCTCATCTTGTTCTGGGACGACAACCGCATCTCCATCGAGGACGACACCCAGATCGCGTTCACCGAGGACGTGATGGGCCGCTACGAGGCGTACGGCTGGCAGACGCTGACGGTCGAATCCGGCGAGGACGTCGCAGCGATCGAGGCGGCGGTGGCTGAAGCAAAGGCCGAGGCCGCAAAGCCCACCATCATCCGGGTCAAGACCGTCATCGGCTACCCTTCCCCGAACCTGATGAACACCGGTGCGATCCACGGCGCCGCACTGGGCGCCGACGAGATCCGTGCGGTCAAAACCGAGCTCGGCTTTGATCCTGAGGCCGACTTCCCCGAAGAGCAGGACGTCATCGCCCACACCCGCAAGCTGCGCGACCGCGCAGCTGAAAAGCGCGAGGCGTGGAACGAGAAATTCGACGCGTGGGCGAAGGCGAATCCTGAGCGCAAGGAACTTCTCGACCGTTTGACCGCCCGCGAGCTGCCAGCCGACTGGAAGCAGGACTTCCCCACCTGGGAGCCGGATGCGAAGGGCATCGCCACCCGCAAGGCCTCCGAGGCCGCGATCCAGGCCGCTGCCGCCGCGCTCCCCGAGCTCTGGGGCGGCTCCGCCGACCTGGCCGGCTCCAATAACACGTTGATCAAGGGTGCAGAATCGTTCGGACCGGAGGCCATCTCCACCGACATGTTCACCGCCAATCCGTACGGCCGCAACCTGCACTTCGGCATCCGCGAGCACGCCATGGGCGCTGTGATGAACGGCATCGCCCTGCACGGCGGCACCCGCGTCTACGGCGGCACGTTCCTGATCTTCTCGGAGTACCTCTACCCCGCCATCCGCGTTGCCGCATTGTCCGGGATCGACGGCTACTACGTGTTTACCCACGATTCCATCGGCCTGGGCGAGGACGGCCCGACCCACCAGCCGGTCGAGACCCTCGCTGCCCTGCGCGCCATCCCGGATGTGGCCGTGATCCGCCCGGCGGACGCGAATGAGACTTCGGCCGCGTGGATCGCTGCGCTTGAGGCCAAGGAGCAGCCGAAGGCGCTCGCCCTGTCGCGCCAGAACCTGCCGGTGCTCGAGGGCACGAAGGAGAAGGCGTTCGACGGCGTCGCCCGCGGCGCATACGTGCTCGTCGAAGAGTCCGCTGGAACCCCCGACCTGATCCTCATGGCCTCCGGCTCCGAGGTGCAGTACGCGGTCGAGGCCGCAAAGGTGCTCGAGGCCGATGGCACCGCGACCCGCGTCGTGTCCGTGCCGTCGATGGATTGGTTCATGGAGCAGGACGACGACTACATCGACTCGGTGCTGCCCCGTGACGTCAAGGCGCGCGTGTCCGTCGAGGCCGCGACCTCCATGCCGTGGTTCCGTTTCCTCGGCGAGTACGGCCGTGCGGTGTCGCTGGAGCACTTCGGCGCTTCCGCCCCGGGCGCCGAGCTGTTCGAGCGCTTCGGCTTCACCACCGACAATGTTGTGCGCGTTGCCCGCGAGACGCTTGAGTGCGTGCGCGAGCAGCGCAGCGTGCCGACGAGCAAGCGCGTCGGCGACACCGAAGCCGAACCGACCCGGGGCGACGGGCGCTAG
- the tal gene encoding transaldolase, with protein sequence MTAIDDLYNLGTSTWLDDLSRERIATGNLDEVKKAKSIVGVTTNPAIFASAMGSGTHYDEQLTELKEAGVTVDDAVYAMSVKDVQDACDLFRDTFEATGGKDGRVSIEVDPRYAADEAKTIAQAKELWELVGRDNLMIKIPATDESLPAVTAALAEGISVNVTLIFSVERYQQVIDAYKDGIRKAAANGHDVSTIHSVASFFVSRMDTEVDKRLETIGTDEALALRGKAGVANARLAYALFQKEFGAEVVDKLPEGANKQRPLWASTGVKNPDYPATMYVTELAGPDTVNTMPEKTIDAVLEHGGVDGDTLTGTEAASHEVFAKLREVGIDVDDVVATLEREGVDKFVDAWQELLDSMTARLA encoded by the coding sequence ATGACTGCTATCGACGATCTGTACAACCTTGGCACCTCCACCTGGCTTGACGACCTGTCGCGCGAGCGCATCGCCACCGGCAACCTCGACGAGGTCAAAAAGGCCAAATCCATCGTGGGTGTGACCACCAACCCGGCAATTTTCGCCTCCGCGATGGGTAGCGGCACCCACTACGACGAGCAGCTCACAGAGCTCAAAGAGGCCGGTGTCACCGTGGACGACGCCGTTTACGCCATGAGTGTTAAGGACGTCCAGGACGCCTGTGACCTGTTCCGCGACACGTTCGAGGCCACCGGTGGCAAGGACGGCCGGGTCTCCATTGAGGTGGACCCGCGATACGCAGCCGACGAGGCGAAAACGATCGCACAGGCCAAAGAGCTCTGGGAGCTCGTCGGCCGCGACAACCTCATGATCAAGATCCCGGCGACCGACGAGTCGCTGCCGGCAGTCACCGCCGCGCTTGCTGAGGGCATCTCGGTCAACGTCACCTTGATCTTCTCGGTGGAGCGCTACCAGCAGGTCATTGACGCGTACAAGGACGGCATCCGCAAGGCCGCGGCGAACGGCCACGACGTGTCCACCATTCACTCCGTGGCGTCGTTCTTCGTCTCGCGCATGGATACCGAGGTGGATAAGCGCCTGGAGACGATCGGTACCGACGAGGCGCTCGCGCTGCGGGGCAAGGCGGGCGTCGCCAACGCGCGCCTTGCGTACGCGCTGTTCCAGAAGGAATTCGGTGCTGAGGTCGTCGATAAGCTTCCCGAAGGCGCGAACAAGCAGCGTCCGCTGTGGGCGTCGACGGGTGTGAAGAACCCCGACTACCCGGCGACGATGTACGTCACCGAGCTGGCCGGTCCGGACACCGTGAACACGATGCCGGAGAAGACGATTGATGCCGTGCTCGAACACGGTGGCGTGGACGGCGACACGCTGACCGGCACTGAGGCTGCCTCGCACGAGGTGTTCGCGAAACTGCGTGAGGTGGGCATCGACGTCGATGATGTCGTCGCAACGCTTGAGCGCGAAGGCGTGGACAAGTTCGTCGACGCGTGGCAGGAGCTGCTCGATTCGATGACGGCTAGGCTCGCGTAG
- the zwf gene encoding glucose-6-phosphate dehydrogenase: MNNAASQWHNPLRSPDDKRLPQIAGPSGMVIFGVTGDLARKKLLPAIYDLANRGLLPGGFTLVGYGRRDWTQADFQAYVREAIDAGARTSFHDNVWQRLAEGLQFVKGNFDDDAAFDTLAETLKRSDAERGTAGNWAYYLSVPPEFFADVVHQLDRSGMAHAGENEWRRVIIEKPFGHDVESARELNEIVGAVFDEQSVFRIDHYLGKETVQNILALRFANQLFEPFWNSHYIDHVQITMAEDIGLGGRASYYDGIGAARDVIQNHLIQLLALVAMEEPTSFSPAQLRAEKLKVLRATTAVGPFSDTTARGQYTAGWQGSQHVVGLREEEGFDPESTTETYAACTLEIASRRWAGVPFYMRTGKRLGRRVTEIALVFKNPPYQPFTNGQTDLLNQNAVVIRIQPDEGVLMRFGSKVPGPGMELRDVNMDFHYSEAFTEQSPEAYERLILDALLDESSLFPTNAEVERSWEILDPVLEYWAEHGAPDDYEAGTWGPASADAMLARVGRAWRRP; this comes from the coding sequence GTGAACAACGCAGCTTCGCAGTGGCACAATCCGCTGCGCTCCCCCGATGACAAGCGCCTGCCGCAGATCGCCGGCCCGTCCGGCATGGTCATCTTCGGCGTGACCGGCGACCTGGCTCGTAAGAAACTGCTGCCGGCGATCTACGACCTCGCCAACCGCGGCCTGCTACCCGGCGGGTTCACGCTCGTCGGTTACGGGCGCCGCGACTGGACCCAGGCTGATTTTCAGGCGTACGTGCGCGAGGCGATCGACGCTGGCGCGCGCACAAGTTTCCATGACAACGTCTGGCAGCGCCTCGCGGAAGGGCTGCAGTTTGTCAAGGGCAACTTTGACGACGACGCTGCCTTCGACACACTTGCCGAAACGCTGAAGCGCAGCGACGCGGAGCGCGGCACCGCCGGCAACTGGGCGTACTACCTGTCCGTGCCACCCGAATTTTTCGCCGACGTGGTCCACCAGTTGGACCGCAGCGGCATGGCGCACGCCGGCGAGAATGAATGGCGTCGTGTGATCATCGAGAAGCCGTTTGGCCACGACGTGGAATCGGCCCGGGAACTTAACGAGATCGTCGGCGCTGTTTTCGACGAGCAGTCGGTGTTTCGCATCGACCACTACCTGGGCAAAGAAACCGTCCAGAATATTTTGGCGCTGCGCTTCGCCAACCAGCTGTTTGAGCCGTTCTGGAACTCGCACTACATCGATCACGTCCAGATCACCATGGCCGAAGACATCGGGCTAGGCGGGCGCGCGAGCTACTACGACGGCATCGGAGCCGCCCGCGACGTGATCCAGAACCACCTGATCCAGTTGCTTGCACTGGTGGCCATGGAGGAGCCGACCTCGTTCTCCCCCGCCCAGTTGCGCGCCGAAAAGTTGAAGGTGCTGCGGGCGACCACGGCGGTCGGCCCATTCAGCGACACCACCGCCCGCGGCCAGTACACCGCGGGCTGGCAGGGCTCCCAGCACGTTGTGGGTCTGCGCGAGGAGGAGGGCTTCGACCCCGAATCCACCACCGAGACCTACGCGGCGTGCACACTCGAGATCGCGTCGCGGCGCTGGGCCGGTGTCCCGTTTTACATGCGCACGGGCAAACGGCTTGGGCGCCGTGTGACAGAAATCGCCCTCGTGTTCAAGAATCCGCCGTACCAGCCGTTCACGAACGGGCAAACAGATCTGCTGAACCAAAACGCTGTGGTCATCCGCATCCAGCCAGACGAGGGCGTGCTCATGCGCTTCGGTTCCAAGGTGCCGGGCCCGGGCATGGAGCTGCGCGACGTGAACATGGATTTCCACTACTCCGAAGCCTTCACGGAACAGTCGCCCGAGGCCTACGAGCGCCTCATCTTAGACGCACTATTGGACGAGTCCAGCCTGTTTCCCACCAACGCCGAGGTGGAGCGCAGCTGGGAGATCCTCGACCCGGTGCTGGAGTACTGGGCCGAGCACGGCGCCCCCGACGACTACGAGGCGGGCACGTGGGGCCCGGCCTCGGCGGATGCAATGCTCGCCCGTGTGGGCCGGGCGTGGCGCCGTCCGTAA
- a CDS encoding glucose-6-phosphate dehydrogenase assembly protein OpcA has translation MIIDLPNTDTKAIEKSLAGVRESHSLASGRVLTLLVAVEEGSVRIDDTLATLRAASAEHPARVLVLVTGDPDGETRLDAKLMVTSDAGASEVVLMRLHGELTRHLGAIVTPLLLPDTPVVACWPETAPDAPASKQLGTIAQRRITNLLGGGPAASLADLAEGYEPGDSDVLWSRITPWRGILASALDRFPGHTITGAEMAGAAGNPSVELAAGWLASSLNIEVTRCDAEVSGFPIKHTVIHTDGGDIEVVAQGNFTVRISVPGLADSLVAMGERTDAECLAEELRHLGPDNTYGAALQGLKKVRHA, from the coding sequence ATGATCATCGATCTTCCGAACACCGACACCAAAGCCATCGAAAAATCGCTGGCGGGCGTGCGCGAAAGTCATTCGCTCGCCTCTGGCCGCGTGCTCACCCTCCTGGTCGCCGTCGAAGAGGGCAGCGTGCGTATCGACGACACCCTGGCCACCCTCCGCGCCGCCTCCGCCGAGCACCCTGCGCGGGTGCTCGTGCTCGTCACCGGAGATCCGGACGGGGAAACCCGCCTCGACGCGAAGCTGATGGTCACCTCGGATGCGGGCGCGTCTGAGGTTGTGCTCATGCGCCTGCACGGCGAGTTAACCAGACACCTCGGCGCCATCGTGACGCCGCTGCTGCTGCCGGACACCCCGGTGGTCGCCTGCTGGCCGGAGACTGCGCCGGACGCGCCTGCTTCCAAGCAGTTGGGAACAATCGCGCAGCGCCGCATCACCAACCTGCTCGGCGGAGGGCCGGCGGCGAGTCTGGCGGACCTCGCCGAGGGCTACGAACCCGGTGACTCGGACGTGTTGTGGTCGCGGATCACCCCGTGGCGCGGCATTTTGGCCTCAGCGCTAGACCGCTTCCCCGGTCACACGATCACTGGAGCCGAGATGGCGGGCGCGGCCGGCAACCCGAGCGTGGAACTCGCAGCTGGCTGGCTCGCCTCAAGCCTGAACATCGAGGTCACCCGCTGCGACGCGGAGGTCTCCGGTTTCCCCATCAAGCACACCGTCATCCACACCGACGGCGGCGACATCGAGGTCGTCGCCCAGGGCAACTTCACCGTGCGCATCTCGGTGCCTGGGCTAGCGGATTCGCTCGTCGCTATGGGCGAGCGCACCGACGCCGAGTGCCTCGCCGAGGAGTTGCGCCACCTAGGCCCCGACAACACGTACGGCGCTGCCTTGCAAGGACTGAAGAAGGTACGACACGCATGA